Sequence from the Lysobacter capsici genome:
CCGGTGCTGAACATCTACGCCGAGCAGGATCATCTGGTGCCGCCGGCAGCGTCGAAGGCGCTGGCCGATCTGGTCGGCACCGCCGATTACAGCGAGCTGTCGTTCAAGGGCGGCCACATCGGCATTTACGTGTCCGGTCGCGCCCAGCGCGAAGTGCCGAGCGCGATTCACGACTGGCTGGCGCAGCGGTCGCGTTGAGGTTTGCGTCTCGCGCAAGCGAAGATCTCAGCAGGTTCAACTCGTCGGCGTTTGGGCACTACCTTCTCCCGCTCGCGGGAGAAGGTGGTCCGAAGGACCGGATGAGGGCAGGGCGAGGCGGGACGTATTTGATCGGCGACGCAACAAGCCCTCACCCCAACCCCTCTCAGCTCTGCACTCCCTTCGGTCGCCGCGCGGGAGAGGGGCTTGCATTCACCGTCGCGGCGGTTGTTCGCGATGGCGGTTCGATCAATGTCGATCCATTTACATCGCCCGGGTTAGTCTTGACCCCGCCCGATACCGGAACACTCGCATGCATCGAATCCTGAGCTTATTGCTGATCGCCACGTTGACCGCATGCGCGGCCGCGCCGAATCGCCAGACCGCCGTCGCATCCACCGATTCCGCCACGACCACCCCGGCCGCAGCGGCACCCGAAGGCGCCGCGCCGCGCGATTCGCGCGAATGGGAACCGACCGTGCAGGCCTGGGAAGCCGAAGACGCGCGCGTGCGCCGCATGCCCGGCGCGGTGGTGTTCGTCGGCAGTTCCTCGATCCGCTACTGGACCACGCTGGCCGAGGATTTCCCTGGCGTGGTGTCGATCAACCGCGGCTACGGCAGTTCGCGCGCCTACGACTCGGTGTACTACGCCGATCGCATCGTCAACGCCTACCAGCCGCGCGCGGTGGTGTTCTATGCCGGCGAAAACGACCTCAACGAAGGCCGCAGCCCGCAGCAGGTGCGCGACGATTTCGCCGCGTTCGTGCAACGCGTGCAGGCCGGTACGCCGAAGGCGCGGATCGGTTTCGTGTCGATCAAGCCCAGTCCCTCGCGCAGGGCGATACTGCCGCAGGTCGTCCAGGCCAATGCGCTTATCCGCGACTACATCAAGACCGTGCAGGGCGTGGACTATCTCGACGTGTTCACGCCGATGCTCGACGCCAGCGGGGAGCCGCGCGAAGAATTGTTCCTGGCCGACCGCCTGCATATGAATCGCACCGGCTACGCGATCTGGATCAAGGTGGTCGGCCCCTGGCTGGCCAAGCCCTGACGCCGCGCGGCGCGCAGCGCGCTTCGACATCTCGCGGACATGGCCGCTGCCATGCTCCGCGCCACCGGTCCATCGAATCTTGACGTGCGCCCCATGACGCGGGGCGCATGCAACGCACCAGCGAGAACCGCTTCATGAACCACCGCGCCGCCGCTTTTCGCCCCCGCAGTCTCGCCGTGTTCGCCGCGGCCTTGCTCGGCGCCGCGTCCGTCGCCGTCCAGGCCGCGCCGTCGCCCCAGGCCGAGCGCGAAACCGAGCAACTCATCCAGGCGCTGGGCAGCTCAAGTTGCCAGTTCGAACGCAACGGCAGTTGGTACGACTCGGCCGAGGCGCAGGCGCATCTGCGCAAGAAACTGGCCTATCTGCGCAAGCGCGATATGGCCGATACCGCCGAGCTGTTCATCGAGCGCGCCGGCAGCGAAAGCAGCCTCAGCGGCAAGCCGTACCGGGTGCGCTGCGGCAACGCCGCGCCGGTCGCCTCGGCGGCCTGGCTGAAAGCCAAACTGGTTCAGCTGCGCGCCGCCAAGCCGGCGACGACGCCATCGCCCTGACGCGCTAGACTGGCCGCGAACCTGCAGTGAGCTTCGGAGACGGCGAGGAATGAACAGCGCCACGCCCCGGTTCTGCCGCTCCCGGCACGACCGCATGATCGCCGGCGTGGCTGGCGGCCTCGCCCTGCGCCTGCGCTGGAATCCGGTGATCGTGCGCGGCGCCTTCGTGGTGCTGGCCCTGGCCACCTTCGTGCTGCCGGTCGCCCTGCTGTATCTGATCCTGTGGCTGTTCATGCCCGAAGAGGGCTGCTGACTGGGCGCGTTGCTGCGAATCGCCGGGGCCGTGCTCGGCATGCTCTGGACCTCGCCGGTGACGGCGCTGGGCTTGATCGCCGGCGTGTTCGCCATCCCGTTTGGCGCGCGGCCGCATCTGCGTCGCGACGACCTGGCGCTGGTGTTCCAGCATTGGCCGTGGGGGCCGGGCGGCGCGATCACCCTGGGCAACGTCGTGCTGCACACCGGCGAGGATCTGGATTCGCCCTGTTACACCTACGCCCACGACGCCGGCCATCGCACCGAGCCGCCGATCAAGCTCGCCGATCACGAACGCGCCCACGTCTATCAGTACATGGTGCTGGGGCCGCTGTTCCTGCCGTTGTATCTGCTGTGCGGCGGAATCAGCGTGCGCAACCGCTTCGAGCGCGCCGCCGATCGCTATGCGCAGACCGGTCGCGGCTGGTGGCCGTGGTCGAAGTGAACCTGGTCGAGTGAACGTGCGCGCGGCGCGCGGATTCATCTTGGTCGACGGCAACTACACGAAATCTTGATCGGCCGCTAACGACGCCGGCGGTATCTTGCGCGCGTCGGAGAAAAACCAACGGACGCAAGTCCGATGCAATCGCTCCGACACGGAAGGCCCGGCCACCCGAGAAACATCTCGAGGACTGGGCCTTCTCATTTTCAGCGGGTTTGTAGCGGGCAATCGCGCCCGTCGTACGAGCGTGTGAATCGACCAGGCCATGCCGACTCGTTTGTTTAGCGGGTCTGCGCACCTGCTCGCGCAGGGTGCGCGCTTCGCTCATTGCAGTGCGTGTGACACGGCCCCGCATTGCACGAACTGATTGCCGACGTGCCGATACCCATCGGCGATCAGGCGTGCTTGCTGCTTTCCCGGCTTGTGTTCATCGCATCGCCACCGTGATCTGGGCGGCTTCGCTGCGTGCCGCCGAGACCGCGCCGGGAATGCGAGGGCGATCACAAATCGGTCGATCCACTCCATCGGCATGAGCCGATCCGCCGCGATACCGCGAGTCCTGGTACGGCGCTGGACGCGCGGTGCCGGTTCGTTAATCCCCGCCGGATCGGACATCGCGCGTCGCGCCGGTTGCGCCTCGGCGCTCGGGTCCGCTGGGTTCATCGCTTGCGCTCGCGCGTAACGCCGCGGCGAATCCGCACGGACCATCGATCGACGCGACCATGCGTCGATCGGTAGGTGCGGGAGTCGTGTGAGCGGGGTTCGCCCCGCGCCGGCCAGGCGCCCGCGGATCAGCCGATCTTCGGGCGCAGCGGCAAGGTCGCCGCGGTGTCCCCGGCCGGCACGCCGCCGGGCCCGTAACGGCGTTCGACGAACGCGATCTCGTTCTCGCCGATCAGCACGATGCTGCTACAGCGCGTACCGTAGCGCTCGCCGAGCACGAACGGCGGCGACAGCATGCGTTCGAGTTCCAGGCCCACGCCGGTATCGGGCAGCGCGTCGTCGGGCGCGACGGTGGTGTCGGCCATCGCCGCGAGCAGCATCGCCAAGCCCGCATCGTTGCTTCGCGGCGGCAAGGGCGCGCTGGCTTGCTGCGAGGCCGGCGATTCCAGCCAGGCCGACAAGGCGCGCGTGGCCAGCCCGCTCTTGGGCCAGGGCGCATCGAAATCGCCGTTGGACATGGCATGCACGCCTCGCGTCACCGCGTCCATGCGGAACCGCGGATGGTTGCTGCCGAACATCAGCGCATCGCCGTCCCACAGCAACAGATTGAAGCGGCCGAACTGCGGCGCGTCGGCGCTCAGGCCGTGTAGATAATCCGCGGCGCTCATCGTGCCGCGCACGAATTCGCGCACCAGCGCGCCGCGCGATCGCGGCGCGGTTTCGGGATTGAGGCCCGCGCGCACGTTGGTGACCGCGGCCAGACGGCCTTGGCTGGATACCTGCAGCCAACTGCCGCCTTGCAGCAGGTCGCGGCCGCCGAAGACATGCGGGTCGTCGGGATCGGCGCCGGCCGCGGCGGTGGGGCGCGAGTGGGCTTCGTCGCGATTGGCGATCAAGGCCAGGCGATAGCGCGGATGGTGTTGCCAGGCGAGGGCGATCAGGCACATGCCGGCATTCTAGTCGCGCGCGGTCGCGTCCATGTGCAGCCGGCACACGGTCCACAGCCGGCGCCCGCGCGCAACCGGCAGGCGTCGCACGGCCGCCACGACGAATGGCAGGTGCGGGGCTGGCGGGCTGGCCATAATCTGGCCACCGTCTCAACAGATGAGATCGCTCCACGTTCTGCTAGCCGGCGCAGACGGGGAGACGTGTTCGATGAATCGTGGTGCCAGGATGTTGCTGCAGTTGTTCGCGCCGGCCTTGATCGTGGCCGTGAGCGGTCCGATCGCCGGCACGGTGTTGTTGCAGATGGGCGATACGCCCGCCGCCGCCGGGTTCGCGCCGATCGCGCACGGGCTGCGGCTGGGCGGCGCGGGCGCCGGCCTGGCCATGGCGATGTATTCGCTATGGCGCCTGTGGCGCTGGGAACGCGGCTTGGAGCCGCAATGCCCTTGTGGCGGCCTGCTGTCGCGGCCGTCGACCGGCCGTCGTGGCCGCTCCGACCGGACCCGCCACTGCCTGGGGTGTCGGCGACCGCAACCGGATCGGCAACCGGACCACTGATACGGCTCCCTCACCAAGGACCCCGATCCCATGCTCGCCACCGCCGCCGCCATTCGCTGCATCGTCGCCGCTCCGCCGGCCGCGGCACGGGCCGCGCCGGCGCCGCGCGGCGCCTGGGAGGAGGCCGCGTCCGAGCGCGGCGAAGCGGGCTATCGGGCCGGCTCGCCCGCGGGCAGCGAGGCGGACGGGGCGGGCGAGCCGCATTGAAGTTCGCGGCATGCAGACTCCGGCCGTTTCGATAGGTATACTGCGCACCCGCTGCCGGAGTGGCGGAATCGGTAGACGCAGCGGACTCAAAATCCGCCGCCCTTAAAAGCGTGTGGGTTCGAGTCCCACCTCCGGCACCACGTAAATCCGAGAAGAACCCAACCGCCCGGCCAACGATCCAACGGCCGGCAGCTTCCCGGAACAGAAGAAAGGCTCAGTCTCGCGACTGGGCCTTTTTGTTTTCCCGTGTATGGTTCGGATGCCGCAGGTTCGCTCGGCGCATCCCCGACGCGCCTCAATCCAGTCGCGGCGAATACGCGAACCGCTTGCGCGGCCGCTCCCTGAGCCGACCGCGCAGCCGCTTGAAGGCGAACAACGCGACCTGCCGGTCGGCCGAGCCGCACAGTCGCGGCAGCGCGTCGAACGCCGCCGGGTCGCCGATATCCGCCAGCGCCCAGGTGCAGCGTCTGCGGATCGCGATGCCGCCGTCGTAGTGATACGGGTAATTCCGCAGCGACGCGCGATGGAGCGCATCGACCCGTTCCGGCGCGCGCAGCCATTGCAGGTGCTGGCCGAGTTCCTCATGGCTTTCGTGCCAGTCGGCATCGAGCAAGGCGATGCCGAGTTCCAGCACGCGAGGGTCGCTGCCGTGCTTGTCGAACAGGTGCAGCACGCAGGCGTCGTCGACGATGTCCGGCGCGCGACGCTTGAGCGCGTCGTTGGCGATCCACAACTGTGTATCGAGGTCGAGCATGCGGGTTTCGATCGCGAGGTCAGGGCGCGGCGGTATTCATGAAATCGCCGCGTCGACATGATCGCCAGGCGGATCGGACGCCAAGCGGCCTCGTCGTAAACCGGCGCGCGCTCAGCGTTGAAACCGCATCATCCGCCCGCTCAGCACCGGACGATCCTCGATGCTGAAACGCCGTTCGCTGGAAGTGAATCCATCGGCCCGCATCGCGGTGTTCATCGCGCCGCAGTTGCCGCGGCCCGGATCGGCGATCAGCACTTCGGCGTGCGCATGCGCGTACTGCTTGACGACGTTCGCAAGCAAGGCGATATGGTCGCGTTCGTACAACACGTCGCTGCCGATGATCAGGTCGAAACCGCCGAGCGAGCGGTCGCGCTGCGCATCCCATTCCAGATGTTTGTACGGCACGTCGCTCAAGCCGTTCAATGTGGAATTTTGCGAGAGGAAATCCTCGGCGAGCGGATGCCGATCGCTGGCGGTGATGTCGGCCTGGCGCTTGTGCGCGATCAGACTCGACAGCGCCAGTCCGCAGCCGATTTCGAGAATGCGCTTGCCGGCGATATCGCGCACGGCGATTTCGTTCGCGAGCTGCAGACCGGTCGGCCACAGTTGCCCGAACAGACTCCACATCGACGGGGAGATGCCCAGTTTTTCGGCGGCCTGGTCGGGATCGTGAAACTGCTGCAGATCCTTCAGCGCGCGAATGCGATACTCATGCTCACCGACCCGCAAGTCGATGACGCGGGTTTGATATCGCAAGAAACCTCTGGATGACGTGGAACGAACGTCGTTGAGGCAGGCGGCGCTTCAGCGCCTGTAAATCGCGAAATCGCCGGGATCGCTTCCCGACCATACGCCGATTATCTCGCAATAGCGAGGAAAATCGCTGATTTTCATTCTTCACCCCCGCGCCGGGAGGTGGGGCGCATACTCGCGGGTCTACGTGTCGGAGCAACGATGGACAATCATGTCGAGTGGTTCCAGTTCACCTTGTCCAATGGACAGACCATCGGGCCCGCTCCGTTGCGTTTGATCTGGATGGAGGCATCGGGCACCACCAATGTCACGGTATTGCGCAGTCAACGCCTGTTGCTGGGCAAGCGCACCGCCGTGTATTCGCTGCGCGCCTCGCCCAGGCTCGCCAATATCCGTGTGATCGAGGCGCGCTTGCGCAGCCTGTTGGAGAACGCGCGCCTGCACAGCGTTCTCACCGCGGTTTCCCATTGAGGCCCTTATGAATACGTTCGACATCGCGGTGGGCAAGTGCGAAGCGATCGACAAGAGCACGGTCACCATCCGGCTCGACAGCGCGATCGTCAGCCGTCTGGTTCCCGGCCATCCGTGGCGCACCTCGGGCACCAGCGTGCTGCGCCTGGACATCCGTCTGTGCAGCGAAAGCCGGCCGCCGGAAATCGGCCGCGAGTTGTTCCTGCAACGCGAAGCCTTGCTGCGCAATCCGCGCGCCAGCCTGGACCTGCTCGGCGACGGTCAGTTCGCGCCGATCCGTTTGCGCGCGATCGGAGACAACACCGATCCGGAAGTGATGCAGCCGGCGGCGAAAGCCGGCCGCGGCGATCGCTCGCGGGTGCGCTGGGGCAAGGAAGGCTGAAAGCCGTCGCGGTTTCGCTCGCATGTTCGCGTGCGAGTCGAGACGGCATGTGTCGTGACGTGTGTCGTTGCGAGTCGGAGTGAATGCGCCTGCGTGCGTGGCGCGATTCGACTATCGCGCCGACGGAATCCGCTTGTTCAAATCGGCTTGATCGAATGCGTCTGATCAAAACTGCCCGATCCCAATCGGCTTGATCACCGCCGACTGAATCGTAGTTTGCGTGATCAGACCTGGCTCGATCAAAACCCGCCGTACCGCGCCATCGCCGCGGCGCAGATCAGGATCACCGCGATCAGGATCAACTCGAAACGGATCAGTACGCGCACGATCCGCACCTGCGGCGCCGGCGGCAGGAACGCCGGGTCGTGCTTGAGCGCCTTGCGCCAGCGCAGGAAGCGCACGGTCGGCAGGATCGACAACAACGCGATCGCCACGAATGCGCCGAACTTGGCATGAAACCAGGGATTGTGCTGATAGAAGTCGAGGCCCTTGACGCCGTAGAACAGGCGCGCGATGCCGACCGCCAACAGCAGCATCGCGCTCATGCCGTAGCCGGCATCCAGTCCGGCCAGGCGCTTGAGCGCGGCGGCATCGATCGGCCCGCGCAACAGCACCGATTCGGCGACCAGCATCGAAATCATGGCGAACACCAGCAGATGGTGGAACGCGGCGAGCAGCAGGTCGGTCAGCATGGTCGGGACTCCGTGCGATGGCTGGGAGAGGTGGTCGCGCGTGGCGCGCGGCGCCGCGGCGCCTGGGCGACATGCAACGCCCAACCCATGGCGTTGCCGCCAGCGAAGATCGCGCCGGCGCGGGGCGTTTACCAGTGGCGTTTGTAATGTCCCGCGGCGGCGGCCGGGCCGGGTTGTGGACAGTCGGCCGCGCGCGCGGCACGGGCTTGGCGGCGAAGGCGGGTTACATCGTTTCGCGGTCGTAAGCTATGCGATCCGACTGTAGGAGCGGCGTGAGCCGCGAACGCGACATCGCGCTTACGACGCATGTATGCAGCGCGGTCGCGGCTCACGCCGCTCCTACAGGGGCGCGCATCGCATCTGGTTGGTCGTGGTGGACGGTGCAGGCGGATCGGGCCACGTTGCTGTCGTCATTCACGTGATCCGACTGTAGAGCGGCGCAAGCCGCGACCGCGACATCGCGCTTGCCGGCGCATCTGTGTGGCGCGGTCGCGGCTCACGCCGCTCCTACAGGGGGCGCGCATCGCATCTGGGGACGTGGTGGACGGTGCGCGCGGATCGGGCCACGTTGCCGTCGTCATTCACGCGATCCGAGTGTAGGAGCGGCGCAAGCCGCGACCGCGACATCGCGCTTGCGACGCATCTGTGTGGCGCGGTCGCGGCTTGCGCCGCTCCTACAGGGGGGCGCCGCGGCGACGCGGTGAAGGCTTCGCGGCGTTACGCCGATCAGGCGGCTTCGTCGGTCTTCAGGGTCTTGTCGACGCGCTGGAACCACTCGCCGTCGCGCGGCTCGAACATCGAGCAGCATTCCATCGGCGCCTTGTAGATGTGCAGCGACACCGCGACCGAGTCGTTGCTGGCGTTGCGGATGGTGTGGTACTCGTGCGGCGGAATCAGGCTGCCGGCGCTGCCGGGGCCGGCGTGCATGCCGCCGGCGGCGCGGAAGCGGAAGTTCTCGCCTTCGCGTTCGAGCAATTCGAACTGGGTGATCTCCAACTCGCCGTCCCAGACGCCTTCCACGCACCACAGGCCGCTGTGATCGTGCATCGGCGTGCCCTGGCCGGGGCCCCAGGTCATCGCGACCACGCTGTAGCCCAGTTCGGGGCTGCGGTAGAGCTCGCGGCGCGCGTAGTGGTCCTGGATCGGGTCGAACACGCAGTCGGGCAGGTTGACGTCGCGGTCGCGGATCATCTTGCACAAGGTGTTACGCAAGGCCGCGGTGACGGCGTGTTCGTCGCCGGCGTTGACCGCCGCGTCGATCGCGGCGACCAGCTTGTCGTGGCCGGGGAAGTCGAGGTCGGGCAGGGCGTCGGTGGCGTTCATGGCGTGGATTCTACGCCCCTGCCTGCGCCTTGGCAGCTTCGGACCGCTCGCGAGCGGTGCCGATTCAGCCAGTTCGCCCAGTCGGTTCGCTCAGCCGGTTCGCAGTTCGTCCAGGAACCCGGCCACCGCCGGGCCGAAGCGGGCGATGTCGACCAGGAACGCGTCGTGGCCCTGCGGCGACTCCAGCGGCACGAAGCGGGCGTCGGCGCCGCCGGCGCGCAGGCCGTCGGCGATTTCCTGCTGTTGCTGCAGCGGAAACAGGATGTCGGTGTGGACGCCGATGGCCAGCGCCTTTTCCACCCGGATCGCGGCCAGGCCGCGGCGGACCTGTTCCTCGTTGTCCAGGCCGTCGCCGCCGCCGCAGTAATCGCCCAGGTCGAACCAGTCCATCGAGCGGCTCAGGTACAGGTAGCAGTTCGGATCGAAGCGGCGCACGAACCGGCGGGCGTGGCCTTCCAGGTAGCTTTCGACCTCGAATTCCAGGCCGAACGGCTCCTCGTCGGCGCGGTCGGAGTCCAGCCGCACCCGGCCGAAGCGTCCGTCCCACTCCAGGGCCGAGCGATACGTGATCACGCCGAGCTTGCGCGCCATGCGCATGCCCGATTCGGGGTAGTGGGTTTCGTCGTAGCCGCCCTGGTTCCACTGCGGGTCCAGGCGGATCGCTTCGCGTTGCAGCGAGCGGATCGCGATCGAGAACGGCAGCGCGCGCGCCGCGCCGGAAATGTTGATGTGGTTGCGCGCCAGACCCGGATGACGGATCAGCAGCGCGAGCGCGGTCATGCCGCCCATCGAATTGCCGATCACGCAGGCCAGTCGCTCGATGCCGAGCGCATGCACGACGTGCGCGGCGGCGTCGGCGCCGTCTTCGATCGATAGTTCGGGAAATTCCAGCCGGTACAGCTTGCCGGTGTCGGCGTTGATCGAGGCCGGCCCGGTCGAACCCTTGCAACTGCCCAGCGAGTTCACGCAGATCACGAACCAGTGGTCGCTGTCGATCGGCTTGCCGGGGCCGAGCATGGCTTCCCACCAGCCCGGCTCGGGATTGCCGGCGTTGGCCGCGGCGTGCGCGTCGGGCGACAGGCCGGTGACGATCAGGATGGCGTTGTCGCGCTTGGCGTTGAGTTCGCCCCAGGTTTCATAGGCGATGCGCGCGCCGTGCAGGGCGCCGCCGCGTTTCATCGGGAACGGCGAGGGCAGGTCGATGTGGCGGGTGCCGGGCGGGATGAATTCGGTCATGCCTTGCTCGTGTGGCCGGTGCTTGCGGTGAAGAGATTCGGAGTCGACGCCCGCGCGAGAGCGGCGGTCGCGATGCAAAGCCTAAACCATCGCCCTGAGCGGCGGCCGCGACTGCAACTGCAATTGCGTTATCGGCACATGCCGGTAGCGGGCGATCGAGCGTGGGGCGATCGCCGGTTCAGTCGACCGCGCGATCGATGACGACGACCGTCGCCTCCTTGGCGTCCACGCGCACCGTCACCGGCTGCGAGGTCAGATCGCCGGATTGCGGGATGGCGTTGCCGGAGGCCGATACGCGGGCGAGCACCTGCACCTGTTCGAGCTGCGACAGCTTCATGGTCGGCATCGGGCTGTCGCCGTCGTCGAGGCTGACTTCGAGCGGGAATTTCGCGGCCGGGTGCTTTTCCACCGCGACCGGCATCGGCGGGCCGCCGACCTG
This genomic interval carries:
- a CDS encoding DUF2214 family protein, translating into MLTDLLLAAFHHLLVFAMISMLVAESVLLRGPIDAAALKRLAGLDAGYGMSAMLLLAVGIARLFYGVKGLDFYQHNPWFHAKFGAFVAIALLSILPTVRFLRWRKALKHDPAFLPPAPQVRIVRVLIRFELILIAVILICAAAMARYGGF
- the metX gene encoding homoserine O-acetyltransferase MetX produces the protein MTEFIPPGTRHIDLPSPFPMKRGGALHGARIAYETWGELNAKRDNAILIVTGLSPDAHAAANAGNPEPGWWEAMLGPGKPIDSDHWFVICVNSLGSCKGSTGPASINADTGKLYRLEFPELSIEDGADAAAHVVHALGIERLACVIGNSMGGMTALALLIRHPGLARNHINISGAARALPFSIAIRSLQREAIRLDPQWNQGGYDETHYPESGMRMARKLGVITYRSALEWDGRFGRVRLDSDRADEEPFGLEFEVESYLEGHARRFVRRFDPNCYLYLSRSMDWFDLGDYCGGGDGLDNEEQVRRGLAAIRVEKALAIGVHTDILFPLQQQQEIADGLRAGGADARFVPLESPQGHDAFLVDIARFGPAVAGFLDELRTG
- a CDS encoding cysteine dioxygenase family protein, which translates into the protein MNATDALPDLDFPGHDKLVAAIDAAVNAGDEHAVTAALRNTLCKMIRDRDVNLPDCVFDPIQDHYARRELYRSPELGYSVVAMTWGPGQGTPMHDHSGLWCVEGVWDGELEITQFELLEREGENFRFRAAGGMHAGPGSAGSLIPPHEYHTIRNASNDSVAVSLHIYKAPMECCSMFEPRDGEWFQRVDKTLKTDEAA
- a CDS encoding DUF5329 domain-containing protein; amino-acid sequence: MQRTSENRFMNHRAAAFRPRSLAVFAAALLGAASVAVQAAPSPQAERETEQLIQALGSSSCQFERNGSWYDSAEAQAHLRKKLAYLRKRDMADTAELFIERAGSESSLSGKPYRVRCGNAAPVASAAWLKAKLVQLRAAKPATTPSP
- a CDS encoding class I SAM-dependent methyltransferase, coding for MRYQTRVIDLRVGEHEYRIRALKDLQQFHDPDQAAEKLGISPSMWSLFGQLWPTGLQLANEIAVRDIAGKRILEIGCGLALSSLIAHKRQADITASDRHPLAEDFLSQNSTLNGLSDVPYKHLEWDAQRDRSLGGFDLIIGSDVLYERDHIALLANVVKQYAHAHAEVLIADPGRGNCGAMNTAMRADGFTSSERRFSIEDRPVLSGRMMRFQR
- a CDS encoding PspC domain-containing protein; this encodes MNSATPRFCRSRHDRMIAGVAGGLALRLRWNPVIVRGAFVVLALATFVLPVALLYLILWLFMPEEGC
- a CDS encoding NRDE family protein, translated to MCLIALAWQHHPRYRLALIANRDEAHSRPTAAAGADPDDPHVFGGRDLLQGGSWLQVSSQGRLAAVTNVRAGLNPETAPRSRGALVREFVRGTMSAADYLHGLSADAPQFGRFNLLLWDGDALMFGSNHPRFRMDAVTRGVHAMSNGDFDAPWPKSGLATRALSAWLESPASQQASAPLPPRSNDAGLAMLLAAMADTTVAPDDALPDTGVGLELERMLSPPFVLGERYGTRCSSIVLIGENEIAFVERRYGPGGVPAGDTAATLPLRPKIG
- a CDS encoding SGNH/GDSL hydrolase family protein; translated protein: MHRILSLLLIATLTACAAAPNRQTAVASTDSATTTPAAAAPEGAAPRDSREWEPTVQAWEAEDARVRRMPGAVVFVGSSSIRYWTTLAEDFPGVVSINRGYGSSRAYDSVYYADRIVNAYQPRAVVFYAGENDLNEGRSPQQVRDDFAAFVQRVQAGTPKARIGFVSIKPSPSRRAILPQVVQANALIRDYIKTVQGVDYLDVFTPMLDASGEPREELFLADRLHMNRTGYAIWIKVVGPWLAKP